One window of Microbacterium sp. 1S1 genomic DNA carries:
- the recF gene encoding DNA replication/repair protein RecF (All proteins in this family for which functions are known are DNA-binding proteins that assist the filamentation of RecA onto DNA for the initiation of recombination or recombinational repair.): protein MIVEHLSLVDFRNYATAELALHRGPNVLVGRNGQGKTNLAEAVVFLATLGSHRVSSDAPMVRDGQEFAVIRARLSHGERRVLVEVQLNRQGSNKARINGSPSKTNELPRYAHVVLFAPEDLQIVRGDPAARRRFADQLLIQRTPRLAAVLGDYDRVLKQRNALLKSARARGIRGEALSTLDVWDDKLVSLGSEIITARQRLAADLQQPVADAYAAIAGADHRPRLDWALSVAGSDPEDDEDRDGADGATAADDLRGDARRIAEMFRASLAAKRSNELDRGLTLTGPHRDDLVLRVRDLPVKGYASHGESWSVALALRLASAELLRSESPAGDPVLILDDVFAELDADRRQRLAALTAGYEQVVVTAAVEEDIPDVLHAHVVRIAAGTITDERDGPQGEKGAQDD, encoded by the coding sequence GTGATTGTGGAGCACCTCAGCCTGGTCGATTTCCGCAATTACGCGACCGCAGAACTCGCGCTGCATCGCGGGCCGAACGTGCTCGTGGGGCGGAACGGACAGGGAAAGACGAACCTCGCCGAGGCCGTCGTGTTCCTCGCGACCCTCGGCTCGCATCGGGTCTCCTCCGACGCACCGATGGTGCGCGACGGCCAGGAGTTCGCCGTCATCCGCGCCCGGCTGTCGCACGGTGAGCGGCGTGTGCTCGTCGAGGTCCAGCTCAACCGACAGGGATCGAACAAGGCGAGGATCAACGGCTCCCCGTCGAAGACCAATGAGCTCCCCCGCTACGCGCACGTGGTGTTGTTCGCCCCGGAAGACCTTCAGATCGTCCGCGGGGATCCCGCCGCCCGCCGCCGATTCGCCGATCAGCTCCTCATCCAGCGCACTCCGCGACTGGCCGCCGTGCTGGGCGACTACGACCGGGTGCTCAAACAGCGCAACGCGCTCCTCAAGTCGGCGAGGGCACGCGGCATCCGCGGCGAAGCGCTGAGTACCCTCGACGTCTGGGACGACAAGCTCGTCTCCCTCGGCTCGGAGATCATCACCGCGCGCCAGCGGCTGGCCGCCGATCTGCAGCAACCGGTGGCCGATGCGTACGCGGCGATCGCCGGAGCCGACCACCGTCCCCGTCTGGACTGGGCGCTGTCGGTGGCGGGCAGCGACCCGGAGGACGATGAGGACCGCGACGGCGCAGACGGCGCGACCGCGGCGGATGACCTGCGCGGGGATGCCCGGCGCATCGCGGAGATGTTCCGGGCTTCCCTCGCTGCGAAGAGGTCGAACGAACTCGACCGGGGCCTCACCCTCACCGGACCTCACCGCGACGATCTGGTCCTGCGTGTCCGCGACCTCCCGGTGAAGGGTTACGCCTCGCACGGCGAGTCGTGGTCCGTCGCGCTCGCTCTGCGGCTGGCGTCGGCCGAGCTGCTCCGCAGCGAATCACCGGCCGGCGACCCGGTGCTGATCCTCGACGACGTCTTCGCCGAACTCGATGCGGATCGGCGACAGAGGCTGGCGGCGCTCACCGCCGGCTACGAGCAGGTGGTGGTCACGGCGGCGGTGGAGGAGGATATCCCGGACGTGCTCCATGCCCATGTCGTCCGGATCGCCGCGGGCACGATCACCGACGAGCGGGACGGTCCGCAGGGAGAGAAGGGTGCGCAGGATGACTGA
- a CDS encoding DUF721 domain-containing protein yields MTDVVAESAAPTEAPETVATYLRLRGLKPSAKNWKRKRRISVDDDNAPFTPGRDPGTLGAVLDTLSREAGWETTLAREDLVRQWADLAGADTARHSEPVSLERGLLTVKCDSTAWAKNLQFMRATILTEIGRRYPEAGVENLRFIGPDVPSWKWGPRAVPGRGPRDTYG; encoded by the coding sequence ATGACTGATGTCGTCGCCGAGAGCGCGGCCCCGACGGAGGCGCCGGAGACGGTCGCCACGTACCTGCGGCTGCGTGGGCTCAAGCCGAGCGCCAAGAACTGGAAGCGCAAGCGACGGATCTCGGTCGATGACGACAACGCTCCGTTCACGCCCGGGCGCGACCCGGGAACGCTCGGCGCGGTCCTCGACACCCTGAGCCGCGAGGCCGGGTGGGAGACGACACTCGCCCGCGAGGACCTCGTCCGGCAATGGGCGGATCTCGCCGGTGCCGACACCGCGAGGCACTCGGAACCGGTGTCGCTCGAGCGCGGTCTGCTCACCGTGAAGTGCGATTCCACGGCGTGGGCGAAGAACCTCCAGTTCATGCGAGCGACCATCCTCACAGAGATCGGGCGCCGGTATCCGGAGGCGGGGGTGGAGAACCTTCGCTTCATCGGACCGGACGTCCCCTCGTGGAAATGGGGCCCCAGAGCCGTTCCAGGGCGGGGCCCGCGCGATACCTACGGGTAG
- the gyrB gene encoding DNA topoisomerase (ATP-hydrolyzing) subunit B, giving the protein MTPESPVDETEPNNDASSGSQAGGSGAPAAKKQQPGEYGADSIQILEGLEAVRKRPGMYIGSTGPRGLHHLVYEIVDNSVDEALAGYADTILVTLLADGGVRVVDNGRGIPVDPHSSDPTKSTVEVVLTILHAGGKFGGGAYAVSGGLHGVGSSVVNALSTRFDVEVKQKGFVWRHSFADGGVPQQKLEKGEATEETGTSITFWPDAAIFQETVEFDYDTLRTRFQQMAFLNKGLRIELSDERPESAYETEEDGQAVTKQPSDVFFYERGLVDYVEYLNKVRHAEVVNEEIIAFESEDTARKISLEVAMQWTTSYTENVFTYANTINTHEGGTHEEGFRAALTTLVNRYARANNLLKEKDDNLSGDDVREGLTAVISIKLGEPQFEGQTKTKLGNTEAKAFVQKVVGDQLGDWFDRNPNQAKNVIRKAIDAATARLAARKARETARRKSVFESAAMPDKLKDCTSKDPSISEIFLVEGDSAGGSAVQGRDPHTQAILALRGKILNVERARLDKALGNKEVQAMIQAFGTGIGEEFDIEKARYHKIVLMADADVDGQHITTLLLTLLFRYMRGLIEAGFVYLAMPPLYRLKWSNAAHEYVFSDAERDALLAYGLENGKRIPKDAGIQRYKGLGEMNAKELWETTMDHTTRTLRQVTIEDAAAADEIFSVLMGEDVESRRSFIQRNAKDVRFLDI; this is encoded by the coding sequence ATGACGCCTGAATCCCCTGTTGACGAGACGGAACCGAACAACGACGCTTCGTCGGGCTCACAGGCCGGAGGATCGGGAGCACCCGCAGCGAAGAAGCAGCAGCCCGGCGAGTACGGTGCCGACTCGATCCAGATCCTCGAAGGACTCGAGGCCGTCCGCAAGCGCCCGGGTATGTACATCGGCTCGACCGGTCCGCGCGGTCTGCACCACCTCGTCTACGAGATCGTCGACAACTCCGTGGACGAGGCGCTGGCCGGCTACGCCGACACGATCCTCGTCACCCTCCTCGCCGACGGCGGCGTCCGCGTCGTCGACAACGGCCGCGGCATCCCGGTCGACCCGCACTCCTCCGACCCGACGAAGTCGACCGTCGAGGTCGTCCTCACGATCCTGCACGCCGGTGGCAAGTTCGGCGGCGGCGCCTATGCCGTCTCCGGCGGTCTGCACGGTGTCGGGTCGTCGGTCGTGAACGCGCTGTCGACGCGCTTCGACGTGGAGGTCAAGCAGAAGGGCTTCGTGTGGCGGCACAGCTTCGCCGACGGCGGCGTCCCGCAGCAGAAGCTCGAGAAGGGCGAGGCCACCGAAGAGACCGGGACGAGCATCACGTTCTGGCCCGACGCCGCGATCTTCCAGGAGACGGTCGAGTTCGACTACGACACGCTCCGCACCCGTTTCCAGCAGATGGCGTTCCTCAACAAGGGACTGCGCATCGAGCTGTCCGACGAGCGGCCGGAGTCCGCGTATGAGACCGAGGAGGACGGGCAGGCGGTCACGAAGCAGCCGAGCGACGTCTTCTTCTACGAGCGCGGTCTCGTCGACTACGTCGAGTATCTGAACAAGGTCCGTCACGCCGAGGTCGTGAACGAGGAGATCATCGCGTTCGAGTCGGAGGACACCGCCCGCAAGATCTCGCTCGAGGTCGCGATGCAGTGGACCACGTCGTACACGGAGAATGTGTTCACCTACGCGAACACGATCAACACGCACGAGGGTGGTACGCACGAGGAGGGTTTCCGGGCGGCGCTCACCACGCTCGTCAACCGGTACGCGCGGGCGAACAACCTCCTCAAGGAGAAGGACGACAACCTCTCCGGCGACGATGTGCGCGAGGGGCTCACGGCCGTCATCTCCATCAAGCTCGGCGAACCCCAGTTCGAAGGTCAGACCAAGACCAAGCTCGGCAACACCGAGGCGAAGGCCTTCGTGCAGAAGGTCGTCGGCGACCAGCTCGGTGACTGGTTCGACCGCAACCCGAACCAGGCGAAGAACGTGATCCGGAAGGCGATCGATGCGGCAACCGCGCGTCTCGCCGCGCGCAAGGCCCGCGAGACCGCCCGGCGCAAGAGTGTCTTCGAGTCGGCGGCGATGCCGGACAAGCTCAAGGACTGCACGAGCAAGGACCCGTCGATCAGCGAGATCTTCCTCGTGGAGGGCGACTCGGCCGGTGGCTCGGCCGTGCAGGGGCGCGACCCGCACACGCAGGCGATCCTGGCGCTCCGTGGAAAGATCCTCAACGTCGAGCGCGCGCGCCTCGACAAGGCGCTCGGCAACAAGGAAGTCCAGGCGATGATCCAGGCCTTCGGGACCGGCATCGGCGAGGAGTTCGACATCGAGAAGGCCCGCTATCACAAGATCGTGCTGATGGCCGATGCCGACGTCGACGGTCAGCACATCACCACCCTGCTGCTGACCCTGCTGTTCCGGTACATGCGCGGGCTCATCGAGGCCGGGTTCGTGTACCTCGCGATGCCGCCGCTCTACCGCCTGAAGTGGTCCAACGCCGCGCACGAGTACGTGTTCAGCGACGCCGAGCGCGACGCCCTGCTGGCCTACGGGCTGGAGAACGGCAAGCGCATCCCGAAGGACGCGGGCATCCAGCGCTACAAGGGTCTCGGCGAGATGAACGCCAAGGAGCTGTGGGAGACGACGATGGACCACACCACGCGGACGCTCCGCCAGGTGACCATCGAGGATGCCGCTGCGGCGGACGAGATCTTCAGCGTGCTGATGGGCGAGGACGTGGAGTCGCGCCGGAGCTTCATCCAGCGCAACGCCAAGGACGTCCGCTTCCTCGACATCTGA
- the gyrA gene encoding DNA gyrase subunit A, with translation MTDEERPDITEGHEHGKIDQVDLQSEMQRSYLDYAMAVIVGRALPDVRDGLKPVHRRVIYGMYDGGFRPDKSFSKCARVVGEVMGQYHPHGDSAIYDALVRLVQPWSLRYPLALGQGNFGSPGNMGAAAPRYTETKMAPLALEMVRDIEEDTVDFADNYDGQTQEPTVLPSRFPNLLVNGSVGIAVGMATNIPPHNLREISDAALWALDNPDLPREQLLDGLIQRIPGPDFPTGAQILGTKGIHEAYRTGRGSITMRAVVNVEEIQGRTCLVITELPYQVNPDNVAVKIGDLARDGKITGIADIRDESSDRTGQRLVVVLKRDAVAKVVLNNLYKHTQLQENFGANMLAIVDGVPRTLAIDGFITNWIAHQIDVIVRRTQFRLNEAEKRMHILRGYLKALDALDEVIALIRRSQTTQDANEGLQKLLDIDEIQADAILQMQLRRLAALERQKIIDQANELEALIADYKAILADEGRQRTIIREELTAIVDRFGDERRTHILHGFDGDVSMEDLIAEEEMVVTVTREGYIKRTRSDNYRSQHRGGKGVKGAQLRADDIVEHFFVTTTHHWLLFFTDKGRVYRAKTYEVPEAGRDAKGTHVANLLALQPDESIAQVLDIRDYAVADYLVLATRDGLVKKTRLDNYDTNRQGGVIAIRLNDEDELVSALLVNAEDDILLISCKGMSVRFQATDDALRPMGRATAGVKGMKFREGDSLLSASVAAPGKYVFVVTDGGYAKRTAVEEYRVQGRGGYGIKVAKLNDDRGTLAGGLIVSEDDEVLVVLSSGKVVRSAVAEVPAKGRDTMGVVFARTTEADRILAIARNGERGLTEEETEADAEAAAPDTTETPEDTDA, from the coding sequence ATGACTGACGAAGAACGCCCCGACATCACCGAGGGCCACGAGCACGGCAAGATCGACCAGGTCGATCTGCAGTCGGAGATGCAGCGCAGCTATCTCGACTACGCCATGGCGGTCATCGTCGGCCGCGCGCTTCCCGACGTCCGCGACGGTCTCAAGCCGGTGCACCGCCGCGTGATCTACGGCATGTACGACGGCGGCTTCCGTCCCGACAAGTCGTTCTCGAAGTGCGCCCGCGTCGTCGGCGAGGTGATGGGTCAGTATCACCCCCACGGCGACTCCGCGATCTACGATGCCCTCGTCCGGCTCGTGCAGCCGTGGTCGCTGCGCTACCCGCTCGCGCTAGGTCAGGGCAACTTCGGCTCCCCCGGCAACATGGGCGCGGCTGCACCGCGGTACACCGAGACGAAGATGGCCCCGCTCGCGCTCGAGATGGTGCGCGACATCGAAGAGGACACGGTCGACTTCGCCGACAACTACGACGGCCAGACCCAGGAGCCGACGGTACTCCCGTCGCGATTCCCGAACCTCCTCGTCAACGGCTCCGTCGGCATCGCGGTCGGCATGGCGACGAACATCCCCCCGCACAACCTGCGTGAGATCTCCGACGCCGCGCTCTGGGCGCTGGACAATCCGGATCTCCCCCGCGAGCAGCTGCTCGACGGCCTGATCCAGCGCATCCCCGGCCCCGACTTCCCGACCGGCGCGCAGATCCTCGGCACCAAGGGGATCCACGAGGCGTACCGGACGGGCCGCGGCTCCATCACGATGCGCGCGGTCGTCAACGTCGAGGAGATCCAGGGCCGCACGTGCCTGGTCATCACCGAGCTTCCGTACCAGGTGAACCCGGACAACGTCGCGGTCAAGATCGGCGACCTCGCGCGCGACGGCAAGATCACCGGCATCGCCGACATCCGTGACGAGTCCTCCGACCGCACGGGTCAGCGTCTCGTCGTCGTGCTCAAGCGCGACGCCGTGGCGAAGGTCGTGCTGAACAACCTGTACAAGCACACGCAGCTGCAGGAGAACTTCGGCGCGAACATGCTCGCGATCGTCGACGGCGTTCCGCGCACCCTGGCGATCGACGGCTTCATCACGAACTGGATCGCACACCAGATCGACGTCATCGTGCGACGGACGCAGTTCCGCCTGAACGAGGCCGAGAAGCGGATGCACATCCTCCGCGGCTATCTGAAGGCGCTCGACGCGCTCGACGAGGTCATCGCGCTCATCCGTCGGTCCCAGACGACCCAGGATGCGAACGAGGGTCTGCAGAAGCTGCTCGACATCGACGAGATCCAGGCCGACGCGATCCTGCAGATGCAGCTCCGTCGCCTCGCCGCCCTCGAGCGTCAGAAGATCATCGACCAGGCGAACGAGCTCGAAGCGCTCATCGCGGACTACAAGGCGATCCTCGCCGACGAGGGCCGGCAGCGGACCATCATCCGCGAGGAGCTCACCGCGATCGTCGACCGGTTCGGTGACGAGCGGCGCACGCACATCCTGCACGGCTTCGACGGCGACGTCTCGATGGAAGACCTCATCGCCGAAGAGGAGATGGTCGTCACCGTCACGCGTGAGGGCTACATCAAGCGGACCCGTAGCGACAACTACCGCTCACAGCACCGCGGTGGCAAGGGCGTGAAGGGTGCGCAACTCCGCGCCGACGACATCGTGGAGCACTTCTTCGTCACGACGACGCACCACTGGCTGCTGTTCTTCACCGACAAGGGCCGCGTCTACCGCGCGAAGACCTACGAGGTGCCGGAGGCCGGGCGCGACGCGAAGGGGACCCATGTCGCGAACCTCCTCGCGCTGCAGCCGGACGAGAGTATCGCCCAGGTGCTCGACATCCGCGACTACGCGGTGGCCGACTATCTCGTCCTCGCCACGCGGGACGGTCTCGTCAAGAAGACCCGTCTGGACAACTACGACACCAACCGCCAGGGCGGTGTGATCGCGATCCGGCTGAACGACGAGGACGAGCTCGTCAGCGCCCTGCTCGTCAACGCCGAGGACGACATCCTGCTCATCAGCTGCAAGGGCATGTCGGTGCGGTTCCAGGCCACCGATGACGCCCTGCGCCCGATGGGTCGCGCCACCGCCGGCGTGAAGGGCATGAAGTTCCGCGAGGGCGACAGCCTGCTCTCGGCTTCGGTGGCCGCACCGGGAAAGTACGTGTTCGTCGTGACCGATGGGGGCTACGCGAAGCGCACCGCCGTCGAGGAATACCGTGTCCAGGGACGCGGCGGATACGGCATCAAGGTCGCCAAGTTGAACGACGATCGGGGCACGCTCGCGGGCGGTCTGATCGTCTCCGAGGACGACGAGGTCTTGGTGGTTCTGTCCAGCGGCAAGGTGGTACGCTCTGCCGTGGCCGAGGTCCCCGCCAAGGGTCGCGACACCATGGGAGTGGTGTTCGCCCGCACGACGGAGGCCGACCGCATCCTCGCCATCGCCCGGAACGGCGAGCGTGGTCTCACCGAAGAGGAGACCGAGGCGGATGCCGAAGCCGCGGCCCCCGACACGACTGAGACACCCGAGGATACAGACGCATGA
- a CDS encoding DUF3566 domain-containing protein, producing the protein MSTVADKLAKKSTRKTSGKQVRLRLVYVDFWSAVKLSFLGAVALAVVTMVSFFLIFLVLQATSIMSTADEFVRSFTDGAIPLSELVGLPQVMAFAAVVAILNLIVFTVLGAVVAGIYNLAVKVTGGLLVGFMSN; encoded by the coding sequence ATGAGCACAGTGGCCGACAAGCTGGCGAAGAAGTCGACACGGAAGACCAGCGGCAAGCAGGTCCGCCTGCGTCTCGTCTACGTCGACTTCTGGTCCGCGGTGAAGCTGTCGTTCCTCGGAGCGGTCGCCCTCGCCGTGGTCACCATGGTGTCGTTCTTCCTCATCTTCCTCGTCCTGCAGGCCACGAGCATCATGTCCACCGCGGATGAGTTCGTCCGCAGCTTCACCGACGGTGCCATCCCGCTGTCCGAGCTGGTGGGCCTGCCGCAGGTCATGGCGTTCGCGGCCGTCGTCGCGATCCTCAACCTCATCGTGTTCACGGTGCTCGGCGCCGTCGTCGCGGGCATCTACAACCTGGCGGTGAAGGTCACCGGCGGGCTGCTCGTCGGCTTCATGTCGAACTGA
- a CDS encoding sensor histidine kinase — MTTQTATPGTASAAKPPLRIPLTILHLAGVGVLGGALFGMLAGLLGTGLGLLFVFGIGIVVLVGLVYALFGIGWFEIARVAALYRVPNTPLRLQPRDRPGFGGWLRALGRQAIDGRMWRAVANVAITAVLGFVVLRLFWALLWSIIIAFAPLTPAETIVGPFGGGQIPVSWAPLIGILGALVSAAGIIGLALLGRTLALAIVARAREVELTARVQASTAQREGAVRAADVERTRIERDLHDGVQPRLVSVGMTLGLAQQKIDTDPAAAKELITEAHTSTKAAITELRQLARGIHASVLDDRGLDAALSALASRSPIPVQLDVRMDPSTSSGTQGGGSASPRAGRTAEAAVYFAIAESLTNAAKHSRASEARVTVRLREGNTLWARVEDNGMGGAQVLPGGGLDGIANRILAAGGTFRLDSPQGGPTSLEVNVPCAS, encoded by the coding sequence ATGACCACACAGACTGCGACCCCGGGCACCGCCTCCGCGGCGAAACCGCCGTTGCGTATCCCGCTCACGATCCTGCATCTCGCCGGCGTCGGCGTGCTCGGCGGGGCCCTCTTCGGGATGCTCGCCGGACTCCTCGGCACCGGACTCGGCCTCCTCTTCGTCTTCGGCATCGGGATCGTCGTCCTCGTCGGGCTGGTGTACGCGCTGTTCGGCATCGGCTGGTTCGAGATCGCTCGGGTCGCCGCACTGTATCGGGTACCGAACACCCCGCTGCGGCTGCAGCCGCGCGACCGCCCCGGCTTCGGCGGCTGGCTCCGCGCGCTCGGTCGACAGGCGATCGACGGACGCATGTGGCGCGCGGTCGCGAACGTCGCGATCACCGCGGTCCTCGGCTTCGTGGTGCTCCGGCTGTTCTGGGCGCTCCTCTGGTCGATCATCATCGCATTCGCCCCGCTGACGCCTGCCGAGACGATCGTCGGACCGTTCGGCGGCGGACAGATCCCGGTCTCCTGGGCGCCGCTGATCGGCATCCTCGGTGCCCTGGTCTCGGCAGCCGGCATCATCGGTCTCGCCCTCCTGGGCCGCACGCTCGCCCTCGCGATCGTCGCCCGCGCACGAGAGGTGGAACTCACCGCCCGAGTGCAGGCGTCCACGGCCCAGCGCGAGGGTGCCGTCCGCGCGGCGGACGTGGAGCGTACGCGGATCGAGCGTGATCTGCACGACGGCGTCCAGCCCCGGCTCGTGTCCGTCGGCATGACGCTCGGCCTCGCCCAGCAGAAGATCGACACGGACCCTGCCGCTGCGAAGGAGCTCATCACCGAGGCGCACACATCGACGAAGGCGGCGATCACCGAGCTGCGTCAGCTCGCCCGCGGGATCCACGCCTCCGTACTCGACGACCGCGGACTGGATGCGGCACTGTCCGCGCTGGCCAGCCGCTCCCCCATCCCGGTGCAGTTGGACGTGCGGATGGACCCGTCGACGAGCTCAGGGACCCAGGGTGGTGGCTCCGCGAGCCCGCGGGCAGGGCGCACCGCGGAGGCGGCGGTGTACTTCGCGATCGCCGAATCGTTGACGAATGCGGCGAAGCACTCTCGCGCCAGCGAAGCACGGGTCACCGTCCGCCTCCGTGAGGGGAACACGCTCTGGGCGCGGGTCGAGGACAACGGTATGGGCGGCGCGCAGGTGCTCCCGGGCGGCGGCCTCGACGGTATCGCCAACCGGATCCTCGCCGCCGGCGGGACCTTCCGTCTCGACAGCCCGCAGGGCGGTCCGACCAGCCTGGAGGTGAATGTGCCATGCGCATCCTGA
- a CDS encoding LuxR C-terminal-related transcriptional regulator codes for MRILICEDSVLLREGLARLLEDAGHEVVAALTDTAGLRESVASATPDLCILDVRLPPTYTDEGIRAALDLRVVHPSLAILVLSQYVEERYASDLIAAQGGPLGYLLKDRVADVAEFVDSVQRIADGATVLDPEVVAQLLTRRNRDDRMMRLTERERTVLALIAEGKSNQAIAGLLFLSEASVEKHITSIFQKLGFEQDESGNRRVLAALAHLENRGGTTPSNGQTGASR; via the coding sequence ATGCGCATCCTGATCTGCGAAGACTCCGTCCTGCTGCGCGAGGGCCTCGCGCGACTGCTCGAGGACGCCGGCCACGAGGTGGTCGCCGCTCTCACCGACACGGCCGGACTCCGCGAGTCCGTGGCGTCCGCGACACCGGACCTCTGCATCCTGGATGTGCGGCTGCCCCCGACGTACACCGACGAGGGCATCCGGGCGGCGCTCGACCTCCGGGTGGTGCACCCGTCGCTCGCGATCCTCGTGCTGTCGCAGTATGTGGAGGAGCGTTACGCTTCCGACCTCATCGCCGCACAGGGCGGACCCCTGGGCTACCTGCTCAAGGACAGGGTGGCCGATGTCGCCGAGTTCGTCGATTCGGTGCAGCGCATCGCCGACGGCGCGACCGTGCTCGACCCGGAGGTCGTCGCGCAGCTGCTCACCCGACGCAACCGCGACGACCGCATGATGCGGCTCACCGAGCGGGAGCGCACGGTGCTCGCCCTCATCGCCGAGGGCAAGTCGAACCAGGCGATCGCCGGTCTCCTCTTCCTCTCGGAGGCGAGCGTCGAGAAGCACATCACCTCCATCTTCCAGAAGCTGGGCTTCGAGCAGGACGAATCCGGCAACCGCCGGGTCCTCGCCGCTCTCGCTCACCTCGAGAACAGGGGCGGCACGACGCCGTCGAACGGCCAGACAGGAGCCTCACGATGA
- a CDS encoding DUF4097 family beta strand repeat-containing protein yields the protein MTTENTGAHGGHTPLTPPPSQPTSPAPTAAPGAPEPARSPGATAILVVTAVVGGIALLGAGGTAAVAATGNLLSSSRPDSMQTVDVDGVDTIDLDADASMVRIEFGDVDEAELSVTNGRDTAWTFEREGDELVVRSPRPVFGWWFGNWFGEEERVVLTLPEELGGSGLDANLTLDAGSLDVSGDFGTLEVQVNAGSLDVEGAAVTLDVQMNAGRADVLLDGVTESDLGIAAGDLTVELTGEGPTATTIDVSAGSLDLTLPDVEYRITQDVNAGSLDARVDESSSARRTIDVSLSAGSVNIEPGR from the coding sequence ATGACCACCGAGAACACCGGAGCGCACGGCGGGCACACCCCGCTGACGCCCCCGCCGTCGCAGCCCACGTCGCCTGCGCCGACAGCGGCGCCGGGCGCCCCCGAGCCCGCGCGCTCGCCCGGGGCAACCGCCATCCTGGTCGTCACCGCCGTCGTCGGTGGAATCGCGCTTCTGGGCGCCGGCGGCACGGCGGCCGTGGCGGCGACGGGTAACCTCCTGTCGTCGAGCCGTCCGGACTCCATGCAGACCGTGGACGTGGACGGCGTCGACACGATCGATCTCGACGCTGACGCGAGCATGGTGCGCATCGAGTTCGGAGACGTCGACGAGGCCGAGCTCTCCGTGACGAACGGGCGGGACACCGCCTGGACGTTCGAGCGCGAGGGCGACGAGCTCGTCGTCCGAAGCCCTCGGCCCGTCTTCGGGTGGTGGTTCGGCAACTGGTTCGGCGAGGAGGAACGGGTCGTCCTGACTCTGCCCGAAGAGCTGGGTGGGTCCGGTCTGGATGCGAACCTGACGCTCGATGCGGGTTCCCTCGACGTCTCCGGTGACTTCGGCACCCTGGAGGTGCAGGTGAATGCCGGGTCGCTCGACGTCGAGGGCGCGGCTGTCACCCTGGACGTGCAGATGAACGCCGGCCGTGCGGATGTGCTCCTCGACGGGGTCACCGAGTCGGATCTCGGCATCGCCGCGGGCGATCTGACGGTCGAGCTCACCGGCGAAGGCCCGACGGCGACGACCATCGACGTGAGCGCGGGCTCGCTGGATCTCACTCTTCCCGATGTCGAATACCGGATCACCCAGGATGTGAACGCCGGCTCGCTGGATGCGCGCGTGGACGAGTCCTCCAGCGCTCGCCGGACGATCGACGTCTCGCTGTCGGCCGGAAGCGTGAACATCGAGCCCGGGCGGTGA